In the Flagellimonas sp. HMM57 genome, one interval contains:
- a CDS encoding right-handed parallel beta-helix repeat-containing protein: MMRSPISFFSLILLLISCSKTEPIDVDTPQGVTDPPPEITAPPSDTCECDHLYGDVSSGFILIDGEKDAIKAGDRVCIKSGTYNRINVKNLTGNEQEQIILSNCDGPVNIKITSSTGHGMTIVNSQYFKVLGTLYNDVYGFQFSGENYNNTALAINNKISDFEIAYMHIENVELAMHIMNRPGCTSSSQYPDWEVKNIYIHDTSIKNIGNEGMYIGYSNYPKAVDFECDGVAVSAYCPLIKNIHVFKNTIENCGWDGMQLSYAPEGAKIYSNVIKNTGTKNNPNQRAGIVVGGGTKGDVFNNYVTKVLGDGIDIFGIGDISIYNNIIVDTDHGIFIGDRELYKSDANFKVLNNTIIKANGNGVRMNHRTSLANEFSNNIIASTLQNPIYYVDKNTSGNTIEKTNLKVENSSDILFLDDTYNLTKESPAVNAGTNLTEFKTDFYGKNRDGQFDIGAIEYQF, encoded by the coding sequence ATGATGAGAAGTCCCATTTCTTTCTTTAGTTTGATTCTCCTTTTAATCTCTTGTAGTAAAACAGAGCCCATAGATGTTGATACACCCCAAGGAGTTACAGACCCACCCCCTGAAATTACAGCCCCTCCTTCTGATACTTGTGAGTGTGATCATCTTTATGGCGATGTCTCATCTGGTTTTATCTTGATCGATGGAGAAAAAGATGCTATTAAAGCTGGTGATCGGGTCTGTATCAAATCTGGAACTTACAACAGAATCAATGTTAAGAATCTAACGGGAAATGAGCAAGAACAAATAATTTTATCCAATTGTGACGGACCGGTCAATATTAAAATCACCTCAAGTACTGGACATGGGATGACCATTGTAAATTCCCAATATTTTAAAGTTTTGGGAACATTGTACAATGATGTATACGGATTTCAATTTTCTGGTGAGAATTATAACAATACGGCTCTGGCCATCAACAACAAAATAAGCGATTTTGAAATTGCTTACATGCACATAGAAAATGTGGAACTGGCTATGCACATAATGAACAGGCCTGGATGTACATCTTCATCGCAATATCCAGATTGGGAAGTGAAAAACATATATATTCACGATACTTCAATCAAAAATATTGGTAATGAAGGTATGTACATTGGGTACTCGAACTATCCAAAAGCTGTTGATTTTGAATGTGATGGAGTTGCCGTAAGTGCCTATTGCCCGCTTATTAAAAACATCCACGTTTTCAAGAATACCATCGAAAATTGTGGATGGGATGGGATGCAGTTAAGCTATGCTCCTGAGGGTGCCAAGATCTACAGTAATGTAATTAAGAATACAGGGACAAAAAATAACCCAAATCAAAGAGCTGGCATTGTTGTAGGTGGAGGCACCAAAGGAGATGTTTTTAATAATTATGTTACTAAAGTACTTGGGGATGGTATCGATATTTTTGGTATTGGGGATATAAGCATCTACAATAACATCATCGTCGATACCGATCATGGTATTTTCATTGGGGATAGGGAACTCTATAAATCCGATGCTAATTTCAAGGTTTTAAATAACACCATTATTAAAGCCAACGGAAATGGTGTTCGCATGAATCATAGAACCAGTCTTGCAAATGAATTTTCAAATAATATAATTGCTTCAACTTTGCAAAATCCTATTTATTACGTAGATAAAAATACATCTGGGAATACAATCGAAAAAACTAATCTTAAGGTAGAAAATAGTAGTGACATCCTTTTTTTGGATGATACTTACAATTTGACCAAAGAATCTCCTGCAGTGAATGCCGGTACCAACTTAACAGAATTTAAAACTGATTTTTATGGCAAGAATAGAGACGGACAATTTGATATAGGGGCTATTGAATATCAGTTTTAG
- a CDS encoding sulfite exporter TauE/SafE family protein, whose protein sequence is MDQWYHYALLIVVGFAVGFINTIAGGGSLLSLPTLIFLGLPPSVANGTNRVAIVIQTALATAGFKSKGVSTYPFNIYLGISAFIGSIIGAEIAVDIKGETFNRILAIVMMAVVLIIIFKPKMKLGEMQERLTGKHLWLTIIVFFFFGIYGGFINAGLGFLMILFMHFVNRMNLVRANATKVVVVFIYMLAALAVFALNDKVNWKLGFILAIGNGTGAWIASRFSVKKGDGFIKTFLIIMVVAMAIKLWFFT, encoded by the coding sequence ATGGATCAATGGTATCATTATGCACTTTTAATCGTTGTTGGGTTTGCTGTTGGTTTTATAAACACCATTGCAGGAGGTGGATCATTGCTGTCATTGCCTACCTTGATTTTTTTAGGACTTCCTCCCAGTGTAGCAAACGGAACCAATAGGGTAGCCATCGTGATCCAGACCGCTCTGGCTACCGCTGGCTTTAAAAGTAAAGGGGTTTCTACTTACCCATTTAACATCTATTTGGGTATCTCGGCGTTTATAGGGTCGATTATAGGCGCAGAAATCGCTGTGGATATCAAAGGCGAAACTTTTAATAGAATTCTAGCAATAGTTATGATGGCTGTGGTCTTGATCATCATTTTTAAGCCTAAAATGAAGTTAGGGGAAATGCAAGAACGGCTTACAGGGAAACATCTATGGCTGACTATAATCGTTTTCTTCTTTTTTGGAATATATGGAGGATTTATTAATGCGGGATTAGGATTTTTGATGATTCTTTTCATGCACTTTGTAAACAGAATGAATTTGGTAAGGGCAAATGCGACCAAGGTCGTAGTGGTCTTCATTTACATGTTGGCAGCATTGGCTGTATTTGCCTTAAATGATAAGGTAAATTGGAAACTAGGGTTTATTTTAGCAATCGGGAACGGAACAGGTGCTTGGATAGCGAGCCGATTCTCCGTCAAAAAAGGAGATGGGTTTATAAAAACCTTCTTGATTATAATGGTAGTTGCCATGGCTATCAAACTATGGTTTTTTACATAG
- a CDS encoding DegT/DnrJ/EryC1/StrS aminotransferase family protein: MPGFELFGDSERKQVQDVLDSGVLMRYGFDGMRNGHWKTKELESALAHRMQTSYAHLCSSGTAALTVALVSAGVGAGDEVIMPTFTFVASFESILAIGAVPILVDVDDTLTLSPEAVEQAITPNTKVVMPVHMCGSMADLGALKTICEKHNLLLLEDACQAIGGSYHGKPLGSIGDLGCFSFDYVKTITCGEGGALITNNETFYENAHKYSDHGHDHLGNDRGAEEHPFLGYNFRISELNAAVGLAQVSRLDEFLAIQKRNYTILRDALSKIPEVTFRRVPEGGVENYSFLNFFLPTEEITRKLHEALGENRVDACFYWYDNNWHYYRKWEHLLKQKSLGKLPKDIEQGFPEYEASDFSKSDHWIGRTISCLIKIGWTEEEVQQRAIKMAETIKGIL; this comes from the coding sequence ATGCCGGGATTTGAACTTTTTGGGGATAGCGAGCGGAAACAGGTACAGGACGTACTCGATTCTGGGGTTTTGATGCGCTATGGCTTTGATGGCATGCGCAACGGACATTGGAAAACAAAGGAATTAGAGTCGGCGCTTGCACATAGAATGCAGACATCATATGCCCATTTGTGCAGTAGTGGAACTGCGGCCTTGACCGTAGCTCTTGTTAGTGCAGGAGTAGGGGCAGGGGATGAGGTCATTATGCCAACATTTACCTTTGTCGCAAGTTTTGAATCTATTTTGGCAATAGGAGCAGTACCAATTTTAGTAGATGTTGATGATACGCTTACCTTAAGCCCAGAGGCAGTTGAGCAAGCAATTACACCAAATACTAAAGTAGTTATGCCTGTACATATGTGTGGCTCTATGGCGGATTTGGGTGCTTTAAAAACAATATGCGAAAAACACAATTTACTGTTGTTGGAAGATGCTTGTCAAGCAATCGGTGGAAGCTATCATGGGAAACCCTTGGGTAGTATTGGGGATTTAGGTTGTTTCTCTTTTGACTATGTTAAAACCATAACCTGTGGCGAAGGAGGAGCATTGATAACCAATAATGAAACTTTCTATGAGAATGCACACAAATATTCTGATCATGGACATGACCATTTGGGCAATGATAGAGGAGCGGAAGAACATCCATTTTTAGGCTATAATTTCAGGATTTCTGAACTGAACGCTGCCGTTGGCTTGGCACAAGTATCAAGATTGGATGAGTTTTTGGCCATACAAAAACGTAATTACACAATTCTTAGAGATGCACTTTCTAAAATACCCGAAGTTACCTTTAGAAGAGTTCCTGAAGGTGGCGTTGAAAATTATTCATTCTTGAACTTCTTTCTCCCCACGGAAGAAATCACCCGAAAACTGCATGAAGCGTTAGGTGAGAATAGGGTAGACGCTTGTTTTTATTGGTACGATAACAATTGGCACTACTATAGAAAGTGGGAACATTTATTGAAACAAAAATCCCTTGGAAAATTACCCAAAGATATAGAACAAGGATTCCCTGAATATGAAGCCAGTGATTTTTCAAAATCGGACCATTGGATAGGGCGAACGATTTCGTGCTTAATCAAAATAGGTTGGACAGAGGAGGAAGTTCAGCAAAGAGCCATAAAAATGGCAGAAACCATCAAAGGGATTCTTTAA
- the ribB gene encoding 3,4-dihydroxy-2-butanone-4-phosphate synthase has translation MMITKQKIQLDAIEDAIEDIRQGKVIIVVDDENRENEGDFLAAAELITPETINFMAKHGRGLICTPLTEGRCEELGLHKMVVHNSDPLETAFTVSVDLRGNGVTTGISAADRAKTVLALTEMETKPHELARPGHIFPLIAKEGGVLRRTGHTEAAIDFARLAGLKPAGVIVEIMNEDGSMARLPELSEVAKKFDLKIVSIEDLIAYRMEHDSLIERKEAFDIKTRFGDFRLRAYKQTTNNQVHIALVRGTWKIGDPILTRINSTLVNNDMLGTLTNNPDETLQKMFDALNAEERSAMIFINQENQHMNLLGRLAELKELQSKDGITKAPKIEMDAKDFGIGAQILHDLDISKIRLLSNSGKTRRVGMVGYGLEIVEYVNY, from the coding sequence ATGATGATAACCAAACAAAAAATACAACTTGATGCTATAGAGGATGCTATTGAAGACATTAGACAGGGCAAGGTTATCATTGTTGTAGATGATGAGAATAGGGAAAATGAAGGGGATTTTTTGGCTGCAGCCGAGTTGATAACGCCAGAGACCATTAACTTTATGGCCAAACATGGTCGTGGTCTCATTTGCACTCCATTGACAGAAGGAAGATGTGAAGAATTGGGCTTGCACAAAATGGTAGTTCATAATTCTGATCCTCTTGAAACCGCTTTTACGGTTTCCGTGGATTTACGTGGAAATGGTGTCACCACTGGTATTTCGGCCGCTGACCGTGCCAAAACGGTACTGGCACTGACGGAAATGGAAACCAAACCTCATGAACTGGCCAGACCGGGTCATATTTTTCCTTTAATTGCTAAAGAGGGAGGTGTTCTGAGACGAACAGGACATACCGAAGCGGCCATTGATTTTGCCAGACTTGCTGGATTGAAACCCGCAGGAGTTATTGTGGAAATCATGAACGAAGATGGTAGCATGGCACGATTACCTGAACTTAGTGAAGTTGCTAAAAAATTTGATTTAAAAATAGTCTCCATCGAAGATTTAATTGCTTATCGAATGGAGCATGACAGTCTCATTGAACGAAAAGAGGCTTTTGACATAAAAACCCGTTTTGGGGATTTCAGGTTGCGTGCATATAAGCAAACCACCAACAATCAAGTTCATATTGCCCTAGTACGAGGTACATGGAAAATCGGTGATCCCATATTGACGCGGATAAACTCCACTTTGGTCAATAATGACATGTTGGGTACATTGACCAATAATCCGGACGAAACCTTACAAAAAATGTTCGATGCGCTCAATGCCGAAGAACGTAGTGCCATGATTTTCATTAATCAGGAAAACCAACATATGAATCTTCTTGGGCGTTTGGCAGAACTAAAAGAGCTCCAGTCAAAAGATGGCATTACCAAGGCACCAAAAATTGAAATGGATGCCAAGGATTTTGGTATAGGCGCTCAAATTCTTCATGACTTGGATATCTCTAAAATACGGTTGCTTTCCAATTCGGGGAAAACCCGTCGTGTTGGTATGGTAGGCTATGGTTTGGAAATTGTGGAGTATGTGAATTATTAA
- a CDS encoding LptF/LptG family permease has product MKILDQYILSRFLYNFFSSFFILIVIFIFQGIWLFIDDLAGKGLGIVIIGKFLFYFIPTLVDKVLPLTVLLSSILTFGTFAENYEFAAMKSSGISLQRGMRSLIIYVSFLGVVTFFFANNVIPKSEQKIFNLRRNIAKVKPAAAITEGVFSDFEGTGEGMNIKVDKKYGEQDRFLDKVIIHKKTKQSVNNTVIKSKSGELISSEDSDIIQLVLKEGNYYEELKPKSSKEKKKHPFAKASFEKYIINIDISELNDQDFEEDGNITTDKMKNVGRLIKDIDSLKTNNLEKVEAFSKNIVTRMGAFPSSKKRDTSNLKDLQEIKRPVDEPKASESTEEKNVIKSDSIKNIDMFLDGFQEWQRLQIMNNAKSSVSSILTTVTAKKDELEKRFKFYNSHILSLHKKYALAFSCIILFFVGAPLGAIIRKGGLGLPMVVAILLFLTYYFIGVFASNYAKEGNIHPALGAWLSTLIMLPLGISLTKRATADKGLIGFGHIIDGIKNLFKKKEK; this is encoded by the coding sequence TTGAAAATACTAGACCAATATATACTTTCCCGATTTCTTTATAATTTCTTTAGTTCTTTCTTTATTCTAATCGTCATATTCATCTTTCAAGGAATATGGCTTTTTATAGATGATTTGGCAGGGAAAGGCCTAGGTATTGTAATTATTGGGAAGTTCCTTTTTTATTTCATCCCTACACTGGTAGATAAGGTTTTGCCACTTACCGTGTTACTTTCTTCTATCCTCACCTTTGGTACTTTTGCCGAAAACTACGAGTTTGCCGCCATGAAATCCTCAGGCATTTCATTGCAAAGAGGTATGCGCAGTCTTATCATCTATGTTTCTTTCTTGGGAGTGGTCACCTTCTTTTTCGCAAATAATGTAATTCCAAAATCCGAACAAAAAATATTCAATCTTCGGAGAAATATTGCTAAAGTAAAACCTGCTGCTGCCATTACCGAAGGTGTATTCAGTGACTTTGAAGGCACAGGCGAGGGCATGAACATAAAGGTTGATAAAAAATATGGGGAACAAGACCGTTTTCTGGACAAGGTCATCATACACAAAAAAACAAAGCAGAGTGTAAACAACACGGTTATCAAGTCAAAATCCGGAGAACTTATCAGCAGTGAGGATTCCGATATCATTCAATTGGTTTTGAAAGAAGGGAACTATTACGAAGAACTAAAACCGAAAAGCAGTAAGGAAAAAAAGAAACACCCTTTTGCCAAGGCATCATTTGAAAAATACATTATCAATATCGACATTTCCGAACTCAATGATCAAGATTTTGAAGAAGACGGAAACATTACCACGGACAAGATGAAAAATGTTGGCCGATTGATAAAAGATATTGACTCCCTTAAAACAAATAATTTGGAAAAGGTGGAAGCTTTTTCAAAAAACATTGTTACCCGTATGGGTGCTTTCCCTTCATCTAAAAAAAGGGATACCAGCAATCTAAAGGATTTACAAGAGATTAAGCGACCGGTGGACGAACCCAAAGCATCAGAATCCACTGAGGAGAAAAACGTAATCAAAAGTGATAGCATCAAAAATATTGATATGTTTCTTGACGGTTTTCAAGAATGGCAGCGTTTGCAAATAATGAACAATGCCAAGTCATCGGTTTCCAGTATTTTAACAACAGTCACAGCGAAAAAAGATGAGTTGGAAAAGAGATTTAAATTTTACAATAGCCACATTCTTTCCCTGCACAAAAAGTATGCACTTGCTTTCTCGTGCATCATTTTGTTCTTTGTAGGTGCCCCGTTAGGTGCCATAATACGAAAAGGAGGTCTTGGATTGCCCATGGTTGTCGCCATTCTCTTATTTTTGACCTATTATTTTATTGGAGTATTTGCGAGCAATTATGCAAAAGAAGGAAACATACATCCTGCTTTGGGAGCATGGCTGTCCACTTTAATTATGCTGCCCCTAGGGATTTCCCTGACCAAAAGAGCGACTGCCGATAAAGGACTTATAGGATTTGGACATATAATAGACGGCATAAAAAATCTTTTTAAAAAGAAGGAAAAATGA
- a CDS encoding outer membrane lipoprotein carrier protein LolA gives MLKKQFLLIALITFGLGSYAQNSSKAKALLDEVYKKVTSYDNIYIDFKSTLENTEANIKQETKGNVTLSGDKYVLDYLGAKQLSDGKKVYTVVPDNEEVTIENVSEDANTVTPSKMLTFYRTGHNYEWDTLQNVGGRKIQYVKLTPIDSNTELKSILLGIDTQTKHIHKLIQTGKNGTKTSITVNSFKTNQALSNTLFNFDVKKYENDGYYIIRN, from the coding sequence ATGCTTAAAAAACAATTTCTTTTAATCGCATTAATCACCTTTGGCCTAGGGTCCTATGCGCAAAACTCATCCAAGGCAAAAGCTTTACTCGATGAAGTTTACAAAAAGGTGACCAGTTATGATAATATCTATATCGATTTCAAGTCTACTTTGGAAAACACGGAAGCCAATATAAAACAAGAGACCAAAGGCAATGTAACCCTAAGTGGGGACAAATATGTCCTTGATTATCTGGGAGCAAAACAATTGAGTGATGGGAAAAAGGTATATACCGTTGTGCCTGATAACGAAGAAGTGACCATTGAAAACGTTTCTGAAGATGCCAACACGGTAACCCCTTCAAAAATGTTGACTTTTTACAGAACGGGACATAATTATGAGTGGGATACGCTTCAAAATGTTGGTGGCAGAAAAATTCAATATGTAAAACTTACTCCTATCGATTCCAATACTGAACTTAAGTCTATTCTTCTAGGAATCGATACGCAGACAAAACACATACACAAGCTTATTCAAACAGGAAAAAACGGTACCAAGACCTCCATTACTGTTAATTCTTTCAAAACCAACCAGGCGCTATCCAATACACTTTTTAACTTTGATGTGAAAAAATATGAGAATGATGGCTATTACATCATTAGAAATTAA
- a CDS encoding DNA translocase FtsK, with the protein MAKKRTKSKPTPAKKRLSLKLSKQNKIILGSLLIVLSIALFFSFISYYFTWQEDQSMLSEFKDRNAAASNLLNKFGASVSHFFMYKGFGLASFAFPLLLAVTGLYLFLGLDRKGLIGKWIWGLTGIIWISVALGFFAIEQPLLGGLIGYEMNDFLQDYTGKIGVFLLLLFVLMVILVRLFNFTPEGIANYFRSQRQNLKSDFKKPKTKQKQAVSGDEGSIELSMDTDASVKIDTYTHKKDIPPLQQEAGLDVNLPQEEDSDLDLKVETVTEEKEEKDIKAEKLVKDFGEFDPKLELGNYKFPPLDLLEQHGASGGITINQEELEENKNRIVSTLKNYKIGIAQIKATIGPTVTLYEIVPEAGIRISKIKNLEDDIALSLAALGIRIIAPIPGKGTIGIEVPNKNATIVSMRSVIASNKFQKAEMELPIAFGKTISNETFVVDLAKMPHMLMAGATGQGKSVGLNAVITSLLYKKHPAEVKFILVDPKKVELTLYNKIERHFLAKLPDSDEAIITDNTKVINTLNSLCIEMDNRYELLKTAMVRNIKEYNVKFKARKLNPNDGHKFLPYIVLVIDEFADLIMTAGKEVETPIARLAQLARAIGIHLIIATQRPSVNVITGIIKANFPARIAFRVTSKIDSRTILDAQGADQLIGRGDMLFTQGNDVTRLQCAFVNTPEVGKITEYIGSQRAYPDAHLLPEYVGEDSGTGIDYDISDRDAMFRDAAEVIVTAQQGSASLIQRKLKLGYNRAGRIIDQLEAAGIVGPFEGSKARQVLVPDILALEQLLQNETK; encoded by the coding sequence ATGGCAAAAAAAAGGACAAAATCCAAACCTACGCCCGCCAAAAAAAGACTTTCGCTAAAGTTATCCAAACAGAATAAAATTATTCTTGGAAGCTTACTGATCGTGCTTAGCATTGCACTGTTCTTTTCTTTCATATCCTATTATTTCACTTGGCAAGAAGATCAGAGCATGCTTTCCGAATTTAAGGACCGAAATGCTGCGGCAAGCAATTTGCTCAATAAATTTGGCGCGAGTGTGAGCCATTTTTTCATGTACAAGGGTTTTGGTTTGGCATCTTTTGCCTTTCCGCTTTTATTGGCCGTTACAGGTTTATATCTCTTTTTGGGACTAGACCGAAAAGGACTAATAGGTAAATGGATATGGGGTTTGACCGGAATTATCTGGATTTCGGTCGCGTTAGGATTTTTTGCCATTGAACAACCACTGTTAGGTGGGTTGATCGGTTACGAAATGAACGATTTCCTTCAGGATTATACAGGGAAAATAGGTGTGTTTCTATTGTTACTATTTGTCTTGATGGTCATCTTGGTACGACTTTTCAATTTCACGCCAGAAGGGATTGCCAATTATTTTCGTTCGCAACGACAAAATCTTAAGTCAGATTTCAAAAAACCTAAAACAAAACAAAAACAAGCTGTTTCAGGAGATGAAGGTAGTATAGAGTTGAGCATGGATACGGATGCCTCTGTTAAAATTGATACTTATACCCACAAAAAGGATATACCGCCACTACAACAAGAAGCTGGATTGGATGTAAACCTCCCTCAAGAAGAAGATTCAGATTTAGACTTGAAAGTCGAAACAGTCACTGAAGAAAAAGAAGAGAAAGACATAAAAGCTGAAAAGCTTGTTAAGGATTTTGGAGAGTTTGACCCAAAATTAGAGTTGGGCAACTATAAGTTTCCACCTTTGGACCTTTTGGAACAGCACGGAGCATCTGGCGGGATAACCATCAACCAAGAAGAACTTGAGGAGAACAAGAACAGAATCGTAAGCACGCTAAAAAACTATAAAATCGGTATCGCCCAAATAAAAGCGACCATCGGGCCTACGGTCACGCTCTATGAAATTGTTCCGGAAGCGGGCATACGAATATCCAAGATAAAAAACTTGGAAGATGACATTGCACTTTCATTAGCTGCTTTGGGCATACGGATAATAGCACCAATTCCCGGTAAGGGAACCATTGGTATCGAAGTACCAAACAAAAATGCCACCATAGTATCGATGCGTTCTGTAATTGCTTCCAATAAATTTCAAAAGGCCGAAATGGAGCTCCCGATTGCTTTTGGTAAAACCATTAGCAACGAAACTTTTGTGGTTGATTTGGCTAAAATGCCACATATGTTGATGGCTGGGGCAACAGGCCAGGGAAAATCTGTTGGACTCAATGCAGTAATCACTTCTTTGCTCTATAAAAAGCATCCGGCGGAAGTCAAATTCATCTTAGTTGACCCCAAAAAGGTTGAACTTACACTCTATAATAAAATTGAACGACACTTCTTGGCTAAACTTCCAGATTCAGATGAGGCCATCATTACAGATAATACTAAGGTAATCAATACCTTAAACTCGCTTTGTATTGAAATGGACAACAGATATGAACTGCTGAAAACCGCAATGGTCCGTAATATCAAGGAGTACAATGTCAAGTTCAAGGCGAGAAAGCTTAATCCAAATGACGGACATAAATTTTTGCCATACATTGTTTTAGTAATTGATGAATTTGCAGATTTAATCATGACCGCAGGCAAGGAAGTGGAAACTCCTATTGCCAGATTGGCACAATTGGCGCGGGCCATCGGAATACATTTAATTATTGCAACACAGCGACCGTCCGTTAATGTGATTACGGGTATTATAAAAGCCAATTTCCCTGCTCGTATCGCATTTAGGGTGACCTCAAAGATTGATTCACGTACCATTTTAGATGCACAAGGAGCCGATCAGCTGATAGGCCGCGGGGATATGCTTTTTACTCAAGGGAATGATGTTACCCGTCTCCAATGCGCCTTTGTCAATACTCCAGAAGTAGGAAAAATAACAGAATACATTGGCTCGCAACGTGCGTATCCAGATGCACATTTACTGCCAGAGTATGTGGGCGAGGATTCTGGCACGGGGATTGATTATGATATTTCGGACAGGGATGCCATGTTCCGCGATGCTGCAGAAGTGATTGTAACCGCTCAACAAGGTTCAGCTTCCCTCATCCAAAGAAAATTAAAACTGGGATATAATAGAGCAGGTAGAATCATAGATCAATTGGAGGCAGCTGGAATTGTAGGCCCTTTTGAAGGCAGCAAAGCACGTCAAGTACTGGTACCGGATATCTTAGCTCTTGAACAACTTTTACAAAATGAAACAAAATAA
- a CDS encoding diacylglycerol kinase family protein: protein MPKESFLKNRIRSVGFAIKGMFLLLQTEASIKVQFVIALAVTGAGFYFNISNTEWMIQLFAIGMVMGMEGANTAIEKIADYIQPNIDPKIGFIKDISAGAVMIVSIIATIVGLIIYVPKLI from the coding sequence ATGCCTAAGGAATCTTTTCTTAAAAACAGAATCCGCAGTGTAGGTTTTGCCATTAAGGGCATGTTTTTGCTGTTACAAACCGAAGCAAGCATTAAAGTCCAGTTTGTAATCGCACTTGCAGTAACGGGAGCTGGCTTCTATTTTAATATTTCCAATACGGAATGGATGATACAGTTGTTCGCCATCGGTATGGTTATGGGTATGGAAGGTGCAAATACAGCCATAGAGAAAATAGCGGATTATATCCAGCCCAACATTGACCCAAAAATAGGTTTTATAAAAGATATTTCTGCTGGCGCCGTTATGATAGTATCAATTATTGCAACTATCGTGGGGCTCATTATTTATGTACCTAAATTGATTTGA
- the tpx gene encoding thiol peroxidase, whose product MATITLGGNPAKTVGELPSKNTTAPNFTLTKSDLSSVSLSDYSGHKVILNIFPSVDTGTCAKSVRQFNEEAAELENTKVLCISKDLPFAQARFCGAEGIENVEMLSDYKTGDFGKDYGLSFADSAFETLHSRCIVVLDENGKIIHTEQVGETADEPNYKAALEALMDA is encoded by the coding sequence ATGGCAACAATAACATTAGGTGGTAATCCGGCAAAAACTGTAGGTGAACTTCCATCAAAAAATACGACAGCACCTAACTTCACATTAACTAAATCGGACCTGTCTTCAGTGTCCCTATCAGACTATAGCGGACATAAAGTGATTCTAAATATTTTTCCAAGTGTAGACACAGGGACATGTGCAAAATCCGTTCGTCAGTTTAACGAAGAGGCAGCAGAATTGGAAAACACTAAAGTTTTATGTATTTCCAAAGATTTACCTTTTGCACAAGCACGTTTTTGTGGTGCAGAAGGAATCGAAAATGTAGAAATGCTCTCGGATTATAAGACAGGTGATTTTGGAAAGGATTACGGTCTCTCATTTGCCGATAGCGCTTTTGAAACTTTACATTCCAGATGCATTGTTGTATTGGATGAGAATGGAAAGATTATTCATACCGAACAAGTAGGCGAGACCGCAGACGAACCAAACTACAAGGCTGCCTTAGAAGCACTTATGGATGCCTAA